A stretch of DNA from Staphylococcus sp. KG4-3:
CAATCTTGACGAATAAAAAACTCTAATTGATTTAAAGCTGTATCAACTTCTAAAGATTCATCGAGTTGTTGTTTTTTTGCATAAGCTTCTTCATATGATTGTCCAACATATGTTACTAAACCAGGGAATACTTTTAAGCTATTTTCGGATTTTCCTTGTTGTATTAATTTGTGGTTTAATTTCTTTTTAAAATTGTTTGCTTGATCAAAGTTCCAAGCCACAGCATAGACTGCATCTGCGTATTTAGTTGCCAATTCGATACCAGGATCCGATGCACCGGCTTGCATTGCAACAGGTTTTCCTTGGGGGCTACTTGGTGTAGTCAATGGTCCCTGAACACTGAAATGTGAACCTTTGTGATTGATAGGATTGATTGCAGAATTATTAATTAAATTATTGTCTTCTTTATTATGTAAAAAATCATCAACACTCCAAGATTCAAGTAATTGATTCATCACTTGAGCAAATTCATCTGCTTTTTTATAGCGTTCTTCGTGTTCGGGCAAGTGGTTCATACCATGGTTCTCAGCTTCCAAATCTGTCATTGAAGTTACTAAATTCCAACCAGCGCGACCTTGACTAATGTGGTCAACACTTAATAATTGTCTAGCGGCTGTAAAAGGGTTAGAAAATGTACTAGATATAGTAGCGACTAGTCCAACATGTTGAGTAACTTGTGATATAGCTGTTAAATTAACTAGGGGATCGAACCAAAATGCAGGCATATCACTTTTAGAATTAGCTGGAAATGATTGGTTGTCAGCAAAAAATATAGCATCAAATAAGCCTTGTTCTGCAATTTTTGCTAATGACTGATAATATGTAATATCACCAATACGTTCAATGCTTGAATGAGGCATGCGCCATGCAGCTTGATGGTGACCACATCCATAGATGAGTACACCGATGTTTAGATGTTGTGATTGTGTCATAGAATAATTAGTCCTCCTTATTAATTCATTGTTAAGCCGCCGTCGACTGTAAAGTTCTGACCTGTAATGCCATCAGATTGATCCGATACGAGATATGCAACCATATTAGCTACATCTTGTGGTGCGGTAACATTTTTAATAGGTGTTGTTTGAGCAATTAAATCAAAGACCTCAGTTGATGTAGTTGCACTTGCGTCGGTTGTTTTTAATAAACCACCAGATACTACGTTTGATGTGATACCATATTGACCTAATTCGGCAGCCAAATTACGTGAAAATCCAATTAATCCCGCTTTAGCTGTTGTATATTCATGATAAGGGACAACAGGGTTTTGAAATAAATTCGTGCCTATTGAGATAATCTTACCTTTTTTTCTTTGAATGAATTGAGGTATAACGCTTTGACATACATTGAAAGCTGCTTTTAATGTGCCATCAATTTGTTGCTGATAATCATCCCATGAAAGATCTGCAAATGCTTTTTGTTGAACAGGATCAAATTTAAATCCAACTAATGCATTATTAATTACAACATCTATCTGACCAAAATATTGTGTAGCTTCATCAACTAATCTGTCAATTTCATTTCGTTTTGTCACATTTGCTTGTATAGCGATTGCTTGTCGAGTTCCAATTTCATCAACAAGCTTTTGTGCAGCATGTTCACTATTATGATAGTTTATTACAACGTTATGACCATGCTGAGCTAGTGTTTTTACTATGACTGCACCTAATCCACGGCTACTGCCAGTTACTATTACGTTTTTTTTCATTATATACACCCCTTAATTTTCAATAAAAAAATACACAACCCTTCCGAAAGAAAGTTGTGTATTAGAAATAGCAATATATGTATAAAAAGTGCTTCAAAAAGCTTTTGAAATATGCTAGACTTCACACTTTCCTCCGCTAGTTCAAACTAGATCAGGTTCAAAGGGTTTGAGTCAGACTCATCTCAGTTAGAAACACCCCTAGTGCATTTGGTTATTTAATTTAACTTCAATGTATATTTTTTAGTAGTTAATGTCAAGTTTAGGATGATTTAAGATTTTATACAATATCATTTTGAGATGAAGAAAAGAAATTTGAAGAATATTGAAATTGGTAAAGAAGAAACTCTTTACAAAGTTGGATATTACTGTTATCATTATTTCTTGTAGAAAATAAAAACTATGAAAATTAAAGGAGCGAATATAAATGGCAGTTAAATTACGTTTAACACGTTTAGGTTCAAAAAGAAATCCATTCTATCGTATCGTAGCAGCTGATGCTCGTGCACCACGTGACGGTCGTAATATCGAACAAATCGGTACTTACAACCCTAACAATGTAAATGCACCAGAAGTTAAAATCGACGAAGAATTAGCACTTAAATGGTTAAAAGATGGTGCGAAACCAACTGATACAGTTCATAACATTTTATCAAGAGAAGGTATCTTGAAAAAATTTGATGAGCAAAAATAATTTTTAACCTAATATACATT
This window harbors:
- a CDS encoding 3-oxoacyl-ACP reductase — encoded protein: MKKNVIVTGSSRGLGAVIVKTLAQHGHNVVINYHNSEHAAQKLVDEIGTRQAIAIQANVTKRNEIDRLVDEATQYFGQIDVVINNALVGFKFDPVQQKAFADLSWDDYQQQIDGTLKAAFNVCQSVIPQFIQRKKGKIISIGTNLFQNPVVPYHEYTTAKAGLIGFSRNLAAELGQYGITSNVVSGGLLKTTDASATTSTEVFDLIAQTTPIKNVTAPQDVANMVAYLVSDQSDGITGQNFTVDGGLTMN
- a CDS encoding LLM class flavin-dependent oxidoreductase → MTQSQHLNIGVLIYGCGHHQAAWRMPHSSIERIGDITYYQSLAKIAEQGLFDAIFFADNQSFPANSKSDMPAFWFDPLVNLTAISQVTQHVGLVATISSTFSNPFTAARQLLSVDHISQGRAGWNLVTSMTDLEAENHGMNHLPEHEERYKKADEFAQVMNQLLESWSVDDFLHNKEDNNLINNSAINPINHKGSHFSVQGPLTTPSSPQGKPVAMQAGASDPGIELATKYADAVYAVAWNFDQANNFKKKLNHKLIQQGKSENSLKVFPGLVTYVGQSYEEAYAKKQQLDESLEVDTALNQLEFFIRQDCHDWDLDELVPSLPPVESFNGPKGRYQTVLEIIKDKNPTLRELLGYLSAGGGHLTLIGTPKDIVDEMEHWFNEGVADGFNLMPPVFPNSLQDFVDDIIPELQKRGLYRTEYEGKTFRENIGIH
- the rpsP gene encoding 30S ribosomal protein S16; the protein is MAVKLRLTRLGSKRNPFYRIVAADARAPRDGRNIEQIGTYNPNNVNAPEVKIDEELALKWLKDGAKPTDTVHNILSREGILKKFDEQK